Proteins from a genomic interval of Capsicum annuum cultivar UCD-10X-F1 chromosome 4, UCD10Xv1.1, whole genome shotgun sequence:
- the LOC107868016 gene encoding long chain acyl-CoA synthetase 9, chloroplastic isoform X2, translating into MGPYVAGVLVPLVVTILLQNRRSRKKRGLPVDVGGEPGYAIRNRRFSAPVETAWDGITTLAELFEYSCKKYYHKKLLGTRKLLSREMEISADGRSFEKLHLGEYEWLSYGQALEIVCNFSSGLAQLGHRREERVAIFADTCEEWLMALQGCFRRNVTVVTIYASLGEEALCYSLNQTEVTTVICGQKELKKLVDISGQLDTVKRVICMDNGIPSSAIVAAGRKWELTTFSEVETLGRVNPVDPDLPVASDIAVIMYTSGSTGLPKGVMMTHRNVLATASAVLTIVPGLGSKDVYLAYLPLAHILELAAETIVPGIGGSIGYGSPLTLTDTSNKVKKGTKGDASVLRPTVMAAVPAILDRVRDGVRKKVDAAGGLSKKLFDLAYSRRLSAIDGNWLGAWGLERHLWNFIVFKKVQAILGGRIRFILSGGAPLSGDTQRFINICLGAPIGQGYGLTETCAGGTFSDYDDTSVGRVGPPLPCSYIKLIDWAEGGYLTRDSPMPRGEIVIGGPNVTVGYFKDEEKTKEVYKVDERGMSWFYTGDIGQFHEDGCLEIIDRKKDIVKLQHGEYVSLGKVEAVLIVSPYVDNIMLHADPFHSYCVAIVVAAQAAVEDWARKHGINFGDFQELCQKEETINEGAKAARLEKFEIPVKIKLLAEAWTPESGLVTAALKLKRDVVSKAFSHELAQLYSS; encoded by the exons ATGGGGCCTTATGTTGCTGGTGTTCTTGTGCCTCTGGTAGTAACTATTCTCCTTCAGAATAGAAGAAGTCGAAAAAAGCGAGGCTTGcctgttgatgttggtggtgaaCCTGGCTATGCTATCAGAAACCGTCGGTTTAGTGCACCTGTAGAAACAGCATGGGATGGAATCACAACCCTGGCAGAGCTTTTTGAGTATTCATGCAAGAAGTATTATCACAAGAAGTTACTAGGAACTCGGAAACTGCTTTCCAGAGAGATGGAAATATCTGCAGATGGAAGGTCATTTGAGAAACTACACTTGGGTGAATATGAGTGGTTGAGTTATGGTCAGGCATTAGAGATTGTGTGCAACTTCTCCTCTGGTTTGGCACAACTTGGACACAGAAGAGAAGAACGTGTGGCCATTTTTGCTGATACATGTGAAGAATGGTTAATGGCATTACAG GGTTGCTTCAGACGCAATGTGACAGTGGTTACTATTTATGCATCGCTTGGTGAAGAGGCCTTGTGTTACTCATTAAATCAG ACAGAGGTTACTACTGTCATTTGTGGGCAAAAGGAACTAAAGAAACTTGTAGACATTAGTGGACAACTGGATACCGTCAAACGCGTGATATGCATGGACAATGGGATTCCATCAAGTGCCATCGTCGCTGCAGGGAGAAAGTGGGAATTGACTACCTTTTCCGAGGTGGAAACTCTTGGCCGAGTAAACCCTGTTGATCCAGATTTACCTGTTGCATCTGATATTGCAGTGATCATGTATACCAGCGGTAGTACTGGTCTGCCCAAG GGTGTGATGATGACACACAGGAATGTTCTAGCTACAGCTTCTGCTGTTCTGACAATTGTACCCGGTCTTGGGAGCAAGGATGTTTACTTAGCATATCTGCCGCTTGCTCATATTCTTGAGCTTGCAGCAGAG ACTATTGTACCTGGGATTGGTGGTTCTATAGGATATGGTTCTCCTCTGACCCTTACTGATACTTCAAATAAGGTAAAGAAAGGAACTAAAGGAGATGCCTCTGTGTTAAGGCCAACTGTGATGGCAGCTGTCCCAGCAATTCTTGATCGGGTTCGAGATGGTGTGCGTAAAAAG GTAGATGCTGCAGGCGGATTATCCAAAAAGCTGTTTGATTTGGCATATTCTCGTAGACTGTCTGCAATTGACGGTAATTGGCTTGGAGCTTGGGGCTTAGAAAGACATTTGTGGAACTTTATAGTGTTTAAGAAGGTTCAAGCAATTCTTGGCGGTCGTATCCGTTTTATCTTATCAGGAGGAGCTCCTCTCTCTGGAGATACTCAAAGATTTATCAACATATGCCTTGG TGCTCCAATAGGCCAAGGTTATGGTCTTACTGAGACCTGTGCTGGTGGAACATTTAGTGATTATGATGATACTTCTGTTGGGCGTGTTGGTCCTCCGCTTCCTTGCTCGTACATCAAG TTGATAGATTGGGCTGAGGGTGGATATCTAACAAGGGATTCACCAATGCCCCGAGGTGAAATTGTTATTGGTGGACCTAATGTTACCGTTGGATATTTCAAAGATGAGGAGAAGACGAAAGAAGTGTACAAG GTTGACGAGAGAGGAATGAGTTGGTTCTACACAGGTGACATAGGGCAATTTCATGAAGACGGTTGCCTTGAGATAATTGATCGTAAAAAGGACATTGTTAAACTTCAGCACGGGGAATATGTTTCCTTGGGGAAG GTCGAGGCTGTTCTTATTGTCAGTCCCTATGTTGACAATATAATGTTGCATGCCGATCCTTTCCATAGTTATTGTGTGGCTATAGTGGTGGCTGCTCAAGCTGCTGTTGAAGACTGGGCTAGGAAGCACGGAATTAACTTTGGCGATTTTCAAGAGTTAtgtcagaaggaggaaactatCAATGAG GGAGCGAAGGCTGCTCGTTTGGAGAAGTTTGAGATCCCAGTGAAGATCAAGTTGCTAGCAGAAGCATGGACACCAGAATCTGGCCTTGTTACTGCAGCGTTGAAGCTCAAGAGGGATGTCGTTAGTAAGGCCTTCTCACATGAACTGGCGCAGTTATATTCCTCATGA
- the LOC107868016 gene encoding long chain acyl-CoA synthetase 9, chloroplastic isoform X1, with amino-acid sequence MGPYVAGVLVPLVVTILLQNRRSRKKRGLPVDVGGEPGYAIRNRRFSAPVETAWDGITTLAELFEYSCKKYYHKKLLGTRKLLSREMEISADGRSFEKLHLGEYEWLSYGQALEIVCNFSSGLAQLGHRREERVAIFADTCEEWLMALQGCFRRNVTVVTIYASLGEEALCYSLNQTEVTTVICGQKELKKLVDISGQLDTVKRVICMDNGIPSSAIVAAGRKWELTTFSEVETLGRVNPVDPDLPVASDIAVIMYTSGSTGLPKGVMMTHRNVLATASAVLTIVPGLGSKDVYLAYLPLAHILELAAETIVPGIGGSIGYGSPLTLTDTSNKVKKGTKGDASVLRPTVMAAVPAILDRVRDGVRKKVDAAGGLSKKLFDLAYSRRLSAIDGNWLGAWGLERHLWNFIVFKKVQAILGGRIRFILSGGAPLSGDTQRFINICLGAPIGQGYGLTETCAGGTFSDYDDTSVGRVGPPLPCSYIKLIDWAEGGYLTRDSPMPRGEIVIGGPNVTVGYFKDEEKTKEVYKVDERGMSWFYTGDIGQFHEDGCLEIIDRKKDIVKLQHGEYVSLGKVEAVLIVSPYVDNIMLHADPFHSYCVAIVVAAQAAVEDWARKHGINFGDFQELCQKEETINEVYASLVKGAKAARLEKFEIPVKIKLLAEAWTPESGLVTAALKLKRDVVSKAFSHELAQLYSS; translated from the exons ATGGGGCCTTATGTTGCTGGTGTTCTTGTGCCTCTGGTAGTAACTATTCTCCTTCAGAATAGAAGAAGTCGAAAAAAGCGAGGCTTGcctgttgatgttggtggtgaaCCTGGCTATGCTATCAGAAACCGTCGGTTTAGTGCACCTGTAGAAACAGCATGGGATGGAATCACAACCCTGGCAGAGCTTTTTGAGTATTCATGCAAGAAGTATTATCACAAGAAGTTACTAGGAACTCGGAAACTGCTTTCCAGAGAGATGGAAATATCTGCAGATGGAAGGTCATTTGAGAAACTACACTTGGGTGAATATGAGTGGTTGAGTTATGGTCAGGCATTAGAGATTGTGTGCAACTTCTCCTCTGGTTTGGCACAACTTGGACACAGAAGAGAAGAACGTGTGGCCATTTTTGCTGATACATGTGAAGAATGGTTAATGGCATTACAG GGTTGCTTCAGACGCAATGTGACAGTGGTTACTATTTATGCATCGCTTGGTGAAGAGGCCTTGTGTTACTCATTAAATCAG ACAGAGGTTACTACTGTCATTTGTGGGCAAAAGGAACTAAAGAAACTTGTAGACATTAGTGGACAACTGGATACCGTCAAACGCGTGATATGCATGGACAATGGGATTCCATCAAGTGCCATCGTCGCTGCAGGGAGAAAGTGGGAATTGACTACCTTTTCCGAGGTGGAAACTCTTGGCCGAGTAAACCCTGTTGATCCAGATTTACCTGTTGCATCTGATATTGCAGTGATCATGTATACCAGCGGTAGTACTGGTCTGCCCAAG GGTGTGATGATGACACACAGGAATGTTCTAGCTACAGCTTCTGCTGTTCTGACAATTGTACCCGGTCTTGGGAGCAAGGATGTTTACTTAGCATATCTGCCGCTTGCTCATATTCTTGAGCTTGCAGCAGAG ACTATTGTACCTGGGATTGGTGGTTCTATAGGATATGGTTCTCCTCTGACCCTTACTGATACTTCAAATAAGGTAAAGAAAGGAACTAAAGGAGATGCCTCTGTGTTAAGGCCAACTGTGATGGCAGCTGTCCCAGCAATTCTTGATCGGGTTCGAGATGGTGTGCGTAAAAAG GTAGATGCTGCAGGCGGATTATCCAAAAAGCTGTTTGATTTGGCATATTCTCGTAGACTGTCTGCAATTGACGGTAATTGGCTTGGAGCTTGGGGCTTAGAAAGACATTTGTGGAACTTTATAGTGTTTAAGAAGGTTCAAGCAATTCTTGGCGGTCGTATCCGTTTTATCTTATCAGGAGGAGCTCCTCTCTCTGGAGATACTCAAAGATTTATCAACATATGCCTTGG TGCTCCAATAGGCCAAGGTTATGGTCTTACTGAGACCTGTGCTGGTGGAACATTTAGTGATTATGATGATACTTCTGTTGGGCGTGTTGGTCCTCCGCTTCCTTGCTCGTACATCAAG TTGATAGATTGGGCTGAGGGTGGATATCTAACAAGGGATTCACCAATGCCCCGAGGTGAAATTGTTATTGGTGGACCTAATGTTACCGTTGGATATTTCAAAGATGAGGAGAAGACGAAAGAAGTGTACAAG GTTGACGAGAGAGGAATGAGTTGGTTCTACACAGGTGACATAGGGCAATTTCATGAAGACGGTTGCCTTGAGATAATTGATCGTAAAAAGGACATTGTTAAACTTCAGCACGGGGAATATGTTTCCTTGGGGAAG GTCGAGGCTGTTCTTATTGTCAGTCCCTATGTTGACAATATAATGTTGCATGCCGATCCTTTCCATAGTTATTGTGTGGCTATAGTGGTGGCTGCTCAAGCTGCTGTTGAAGACTGGGCTAGGAAGCACGGAATTAACTTTGGCGATTTTCAAGAGTTAtgtcagaaggaggaaactatCAATGAGGTTTATGCTTCCTTAGTAAAG GGAGCGAAGGCTGCTCGTTTGGAGAAGTTTGAGATCCCAGTGAAGATCAAGTTGCTAGCAGAAGCATGGACACCAGAATCTGGCCTTGTTACTGCAGCGTTGAAGCTCAAGAGGGATGTCGTTAGTAAGGCCTTCTCACATGAACTGGCGCAGTTATATTCCTCATGA